A single region of the Prevotella sp. HUN102 genome encodes:
- a CDS encoding TraG family conjugative transposon ATPase produces MRNILKATTLENKFPLFTVENGCIVSKDADITVAFRVELPELFTVTAAEYEAIHSAWNKAVKVLPDYSIVHKQDWFIKENYAPDIQKDDLSFLSRSFERHFNERPFLNHTCYLFLTKTTKERSRMQSNFSTLCRGFLVPKEIRDRETVTKFLEAVGQFESIMNDSGFITLTRLTSDEITGTKETAGIVEKYFSLSQTDTTTLKDISLGADEMKIGDDILCLHTLSDAEDMPGKVGTDTRYEKLSTDRSDCRLSFASPVGVLLSCNHIYNQYIFIDDHTENLKQFEKMARNMHSLSKYSRANQINKAWIEEYLNEAHSQGLISVRCHCNIMAWSDDRDELKHIKNDVGSQLALMECKPRHNTTDTPTLFWAGIPGNQADFPAEESFYTFIEQALCLFTEETNYKSSLSPFGIKMVDRVTGKPLHIDISDLPMKRGIITNRNKFILGPSGSGKSFFTNHMVRQYYEQNAHVLLVDTGNSYLGLCEMINRKTHGEDGIYFTYTTENPIAFNPFYVEDGGFDIEKKESIKTLILTLWKRDDEAPTRAEEVALSNAVSSYIGLITKDCSVTPCFNTFYEYVRNDYRAHLQEKNVREKDFDIDNFLNVLEPYYKGGEYDYLLNSDKELDLLHKRFIVFELDNIKDHKILFPITTIIIMEVFISKMRKLKGIRKLILIEEAWKAIASANMADYIKYLYKTVRKYFGEAIVVTQEVEDIISSPIVKESIINNSDCKILLDQRKYLNKFDSIQNLLGLTDKERSQVLSINLANHPNRKYKEVWIGLGGTQSAVYATEVSLEEYYTFTTEETEKMELFALSEKLGGNLELAIKRLAESKRNPEK; encoded by the coding sequence ATGAGAAATATATTAAAAGCTACCACGCTGGAAAACAAGTTTCCACTGTTCACGGTGGAAAACGGGTGCATCGTTTCCAAAGATGCCGACATAACGGTGGCGTTCCGGGTAGAACTGCCCGAACTGTTCACCGTCACGGCAGCCGAATACGAAGCGATACATTCCGCTTGGAACAAGGCGGTAAAGGTGCTGCCCGATTATAGCATCGTACACAAACAGGACTGGTTCATCAAAGAGAACTATGCACCTGACATCCAAAAGGATGATTTGAGTTTCCTTTCCCGTTCCTTTGAACGCCATTTCAATGAACGACCGTTCCTGAACCATACCTGCTATTTGTTCCTGACGAAAACGACAAAGGAACGCAGCCGGATGCAGAGCAATTTTTCCACTCTTTGCCGGGGTTTCCTTGTACCCAAAGAGATTAGGGACAGGGAAACGGTTACAAAGTTCCTCGAAGCGGTGGGACAGTTTGAAAGCATTATGAACGATAGCGGTTTCATCACCCTTACCCGTCTGACTTCGGACGAGATAACCGGGACAAAGGAAACGGCGGGTATCGTGGAAAAATACTTTTCACTCTCACAGACCGACACCACCACACTGAAAGATATTTCACTGGGTGCTGACGAAATGAAGATTGGCGATGATATTCTTTGCCTGCATACCCTTTCGGATGCGGAAGATATGCCGGGAAAAGTAGGCACAGATACCCGTTATGAAAAGCTATCCACTGACCGGAGCGATTGCCGTTTGTCATTTGCTTCCCCGGTGGGTGTGCTGCTCTCCTGTAACCATATTTATAACCAGTATATCTTCATTGACGACCATACGGAGAACTTGAAACAGTTTGAAAAGATGGCTCGCAATATGCACTCCCTTTCCAAATACAGTCGTGCCAATCAGATAAACAAGGCTTGGATAGAGGAATATTTGAACGAAGCCCATTCACAGGGGCTTATTTCCGTGCGATGCCATTGCAATATCATGGCTTGGAGTGACGACCGGGACGAATTAAAGCACATTAAAAATGATGTGGGGTCACAGCTCGCACTTATGGAATGCAAGCCACGCCATAACACCACCGACACGCCTACCCTGTTTTGGGCGGGAATACCCGGCAATCAGGCGGACTTTCCGGCGGAAGAAAGTTTCTATACATTCATCGAACAGGCTCTTTGTCTGTTCACCGAAGAAACGAACTACAAAAGTTCACTTTCTCCCTTTGGTATCAAGATGGTGGATAGGGTCACAGGAAAGCCGTTGCACATTGATATTTCAGATTTACCCATGAAGCGGGGTATTATTACCAATCGTAACAAGTTCATACTTGGGCCGAGTGGTAGCGGCAAGTCATTCTTTACCAATCACATGGTACGCCAGTATTATGAACAAAATGCACACGTGCTGCTGGTTGATACCGGAAACAGTTACTTAGGTTTGTGTGAAATGATAAATAGGAAAACGCACGGGGAAGATGGGATTTACTTTACCTATACCACAGAAAACCCGATAGCGTTCAATCCTTTCTATGTGGAAGATGGGGGATTTGACATTGAGAAGAAAGAGAGTATCAAAACGCTTATCCTGACCCTGTGGAAAAGGGACGATGAAGCACCTACACGGGCGGAAGAAGTGGCTTTGTCGAACGCTGTTAGTTCCTATATCGGACTGATTACCAAAGACTGTTCCGTTACTCCCTGCTTCAATACGTTCTACGAGTATGTGAGGAATGACTACCGGGCGCACCTGCAAGAAAAGAACGTCCGGGAAAAGGATTTTGATATAGATAACTTCCTGAATGTATTAGAGCCTTACTATAAAGGCGGCGAATACGATTACCTGTTGAACTCCGACAAAGAGCTTGATTTACTACATAAACGCTTCATTGTCTTTGAGTTGGATAATATCAAAGACCACAAAATCCTGTTCCCGATTACTACGATTATCATCATGGAAGTATTTATTTCCAAAATGCGTAAACTAAAGGGTATCAGGAAATTAATATTGATAGAAGAAGCGTGGAAAGCGATTGCATCGGCGAATATGGCGGATTACATAAAATACCTTTACAAAACGGTTAGAAAGTATTTCGGCGAAGCGATTGTTGTTACCCAAGAGGTCGAAGATATTATTTCCTCACCCATTGTAAAAGAGAGTATTATAAACAATTCTGATTGTAAGATACTGCTCGACCAACGGAAGTACCTTAATAAATTCGATAGCATACAGAACCTTTTGGGACTGACCGACAAGGAACGTTCACAGGTGCTTTCCATCAACCTTGCCAACCATCCCAACCGGAAATATAAGGAAGTTTGGATAGGCTTGGGCGGTACACAATCCGCCGTATATGCCACAGAAGTGAGTTTGGAAGAATATTACACGTTCACAACGGAAGAAACGGAAAAGATGGAACTTTTCGCCTTGTCTGAAAAGTTGGGCGGCAACCTCGAACTGGCTATCAAACGGCTTGCCGAAAGCAAGCGCAATCCTGAAAAATAA
- a CDS encoding DUF4133 domain-containing protein — protein MADYPINRGIGKPVEFKGLKSQYLFIFAGGLLALFVLFIIMYMVGINQWVCIIFGVTSATLLVWLTFRLNEKYGTHGLMKLSARKSHPFHIINRKAISRLFTKNQKQASK, from the coding sequence ATGGCAGACTATCCGATTAATAGGGGAATAGGTAAGCCAGTTGAATTTAAAGGGTTGAAAAGTCAATATCTTTTCATTTTTGCGGGCGGGCTGTTAGCCCTGTTCGTGCTTTTCATCATTATGTACATGGTGGGTATCAACCAGTGGGTGTGCATCATCTTCGGCGTTACTTCGGCAACGCTGCTGGTATGGCTCACATTCCGGTTAAACGAAAAGTACGGGACACACGGGTTGATGAAATTGTCCGCACGCAAAAGCCACCCTTTCCATATTATCAACCGAAAAGCCATATCCCGATTATTCACTAAAAATCAGAAACAAGCATCGAAATGA
- a CDS encoding DUF4134 domain-containing protein, which yields MKKKVLFSAAVLLAASSAFAQGNGMAGITEATNMVTSYFDPATKLIYAIGAVVGLIGGVKVYGKFSSGDPDTSKTAASWFGACIFLIVAATILRSFFL from the coding sequence ATGAAAAAGAAAGTTCTTTTTTCGGCAGCCGTTCTTTTGGCTGCATCCTCCGCCTTTGCACAGGGTAACGGCATGGCGGGTATTACCGAAGCTACCAATATGGTAACCAGTTATTTCGACCCGGCGACAAAGTTAATTTACGCTATCGGTGCGGTGGTCGGCTTGATTGGCGGTGTGAAAGTGTATGGAAAGTTCAGCAGTGGCGACCCTGACACCAGTAAAACGGCGGCTTCGTGGTTCGGTGCATGTATCTTCCTGATTGTGGCTGCCACCATCCTACGTTCATTCTTCCTCTAA
- a CDS encoding DUF3408 domain-containing protein, producing the protein MAKQSGGKPQIDEDFMKEIISQGLPVKKQETPSVTVKTEIETPDKPDDKTGAVETADKPEIKAEPKEEKAVKEPARRKKNTPGDYRESYFMRVDLTDRQPLYVSRTTHEKLMKIVTVIGGRKATVSSYVENILLRHFDQFQDEINELYESKFEKPF; encoded by the coding sequence ATGGCAAAGCAAAGCGGCGGGAAACCGCAAATTGACGAGGATTTTATGAAAGAGATTATTTCACAGGGCTTGCCCGTGAAGAAACAGGAAACGCCATCGGTGACGGTGAAAACGGAAATAGAAACACCGGATAAACCGGATGATAAAACGGGTGCAGTGGAAACGGCAGATAAACCGGAAATCAAGGCAGAGCCAAAGGAAGAAAAGGCAGTGAAAGAACCTGCACGCCGGAAAAAGAACACTCCGGGCGATTACCGGGAAAGCTATTTCATGCGGGTGGACTTGACCGACCGCCAGCCGTTGTACGTCAGCCGTACCACCCACGAAAAGTTAATGAAAATAGTAACCGTTATCGGCGGGCGCAAGGCAACCGTGAGCAGCTATGTAGAAAATATCCTGCTCCGGCATTTCGACCAGTTTCAGGACGAGATAAACGAACTGTACGAAAGCAAATTTGAAAAGCCGTTCTGA
- a CDS encoding ParA family protein produces the protein MKKETLYVAFSTQKGGVGKTTFTVLVASYLYYLKGYNVAVVDCDYPQHSISAMRKRDAEQVNSDEYYKRLAFSQFKALGKKAYPVLCSSPDEAIKTADEYLASAGMDYDVVFFDLPGTVNSEGVINSLSGVDYIFTPIAADRVVLESSLSFAVAIHKLLVKNEACRLKGLHLFWNMVDGREKTDLYTLYEQTIGELELPLMKVFIPDTKRFKKELDAQRKTVFRSTLFPADKRLVKGSNMEELITEIAYLIKL, from the coding sequence ATGAAGAAAGAAACCTTGTATGTAGCTTTCTCCACCCAAAAGGGTGGGGTCGGCAAAACAACGTTCACCGTCTTGGTGGCAAGTTACCTGTATTATCTCAAAGGGTATAACGTGGCAGTCGTGGATTGCGATTACCCGCAACATTCCATTTCCGCCATGCGCAAACGGGATGCCGAACAGGTGAACAGTGATGAGTATTACAAACGGCTTGCTTTCAGCCAGTTCAAAGCACTGGGAAAGAAAGCGTACCCTGTCCTTTGCAGTTCACCGGACGAAGCGATAAAAACGGCGGATGAATATCTTGCGTCTGCCGGGATGGACTATGATGTGGTCTTTTTCGACCTGCCCGGAACGGTAAATAGCGAGGGTGTTATCAACTCCCTTTCAGGGGTGGATTATATTTTCACCCCCATAGCCGCCGACCGGGTGGTATTGGAAAGCAGCCTTTCGTTTGCAGTGGCTATCCATAAACTGCTGGTAAAGAATGAAGCGTGCCGACTGAAAGGGCTGCACCTATTTTGGAACATGGTAGATGGACGGGAAAAAACAGACCTCTACACCCTGTATGAACAGACTATCGGGGAATTGGAACTACCCCTTATGAAGGTATTTATCCCGGACACGAAACGATTCAAAAAGGAACTGGACGCACAGCGTAAAACCGTGTTCCGTTCTACACTGTTCCCGGCGGACAAACGGCTGGTAAAGGGCAGCAACATGGAAGAACTGATAACCGAAATCGCATACCTTATAAAACTGTAA
- the mobA gene encoding conjugal transfer protein MobA encodes MKQKNENAPRPGGAGRKPKADPAVFRYSISFNAIDHARFLALFDQSGMRTKAHFITARIFGEPFKVIKIDKAAVEYYTRLTALYSQYRGIAVNYNQVVKALNTNFSEKKALAFLYKLEKATMELADLNRQIIELTREFETRWLQR; translated from the coding sequence ATGAAACAGAAAAATGAAAATGCGCCCCGTCCGGGTGGCGCAGGACGAAAGCCCAAAGCAGACCCGGCAGTGTTCAGGTACTCTATCAGCTTCAATGCGATAGACCACGCCCGCTTTTTGGCATTGTTCGACCAGTCCGGAATGCGCACGAAAGCGCATTTTATCACCGCCCGCATCTTCGGCGAACCGTTCAAAGTGATTAAAATAGACAAGGCGGCAGTAGAATATTATACCCGGCTGACCGCTTTATATTCCCAATACAGGGGTATCGCCGTGAATTACAATCAGGTGGTAAAGGCTCTCAATACCAATTTTTCAGAGAAGAAAGCACTCGCGTTTCTCTATAAACTGGAAAAGGCAACGATGGAACTTGCCGACCTGAACCGCCAAATTATTGAACTGACCCGTGAGTTTGAAACAAGATGGTTGCAAAGATAA
- the mobC gene encoding conjugal transfer protein MobC, producing MQNEDDLRGLAKVMDFMRAISILFVVINIYWFCYQSFREWGINIGVVDKILLNFQRTAGLFSNILYTKLFSVVFLALSCLGTKGVKEEKITWNKIYVFLTIGFILFFLNWWLLVMPLPLAANTALYIFTMTAGYLSLLAAGVWISRLLKNNLMDDVFNTENESFAQETRLIENEYSINLPTRFYYKKKWNDGWINVVNPFRASMVLGTPGSGKSYAIVNNYIKQQIEKGFAVYIYDYKFPDLSEIAYNHLISHLDGYKVKPKFYMINFDDPRKSHRCNPINPAFMTDISDAYEASYTIMLNLNRSWITKQGDFFVESPIILLASIIWFLKIYQGGKYCTFPHAIEFLNKKYADTFTILTSYPELENYLSPFMDAWESNAQDQLQGQLASAKIPLSRMISPALYWVMTGDDFSLDINNPKEPKILVVGNNPDRQNIYSCALGLYNSRIVKLINKKHQLKSSVIIDELPTVYLRGLDNLIATARSNKVAVCLGFQDFSQLRRDYGDKESKVIENTVGNIFSGQVVSETAKTLSDRFGKVLQKRQSMTINRNDKSTSISTQMDSLIPPSKISNLTQGMFVGAVSDNFDERIEQKIFHAEIVVDNEKVKRETASYKKLPQIIDFRDENGNDRMQEEIQANYNRVKQEVQQIVTDEMERIKNDPDLQHLIKDVEE from the coding sequence ATGCAGAACGAAGATGATTTAAGAGGACTGGCAAAAGTCATGGACTTTATGCGGGCAATCAGTATTTTATTTGTAGTGATAAACATTTACTGGTTTTGTTACCAGTCGTTCCGGGAGTGGGGTATCAATATCGGGGTAGTCGATAAAATCCTGCTGAACTTCCAGCGTACCGCCGGGCTGTTCTCCAATATCCTGTACACCAAACTTTTTTCGGTGGTGTTCCTTGCGCTTTCCTGTTTGGGTACAAAAGGAGTGAAAGAGGAAAAAATCACATGGAATAAGATTTATGTGTTCCTGACAATCGGTTTTATCCTGTTTTTCCTGAATTGGTGGCTGTTGGTTATGCCGTTGCCACTGGCGGCAAACACGGCATTGTATATCTTTACCATGACAGCCGGGTATCTTTCCCTGTTGGCTGCCGGAGTATGGATTTCCCGCCTGTTGAAAAATAACCTGATGGATGACGTGTTTAATACCGAGAATGAAAGTTTTGCACAGGAAACACGCTTGATAGAAAACGAGTATTCCATCAACCTGCCGACACGGTTCTACTACAAAAAGAAATGGAATGACGGATGGATAAACGTTGTAAACCCGTTCAGGGCAAGCATGGTTTTAGGCACACCCGGTTCGGGAAAATCGTATGCGATAGTCAATAATTACATAAAACAGCAAATCGAAAAAGGCTTTGCTGTTTATATTTATGACTACAAATTTCCTGACCTTTCGGAGATAGCTTACAATCACTTAATCAGCCATTTAGACGGGTATAAGGTGAAGCCTAAATTCTACATGATTAACTTTGACGACCCACGTAAAAGCCACCGATGCAACCCGATAAATCCGGCGTTTATGACGGACATATCAGACGCATACGAAGCCAGTTATACAATCATGTTAAATTTGAACCGCAGTTGGATAACCAAGCAGGGAGATTTCTTTGTGGAAAGCCCGATTATCCTGCTCGCTTCTATAATATGGTTTTTGAAAATCTATCAGGGTGGCAAGTATTGTACATTTCCGCACGCCATTGAATTTCTGAACAAGAAATATGCCGATACGTTCACAATTTTAACCAGTTATCCCGAACTGGAAAACTACCTTTCGCCGTTCATGGACGCATGGGAATCGAATGCGCAAGACCAGTTGCAGGGGCAGCTTGCAAGTGCTAAAATCCCGCTTTCAAGGATGATTTCACCCGCCCTATATTGGGTAATGACAGGTGATGATTTTTCACTGGATATAAACAACCCGAAAGAACCTAAGATATTGGTAGTAGGCAACAATCCCGACCGCCAAAATATCTATTCCTGTGCTTTGGGACTGTATAATTCCCGTATCGTGAAACTGATAAACAAGAAGCACCAACTCAAAAGTTCCGTGATAATTGACGAGTTGCCGACAGTATATCTTCGGGGACTGGATAACCTGATAGCAACGGCACGAAGCAACAAGGTTGCGGTCTGTTTGGGCTTTCAGGATTTCAGCCAGTTACGCCGGGATTATGGGGACAAGGAAAGCAAAGTAATTGAAAATACAGTGGGTAATATCTTTTCCGGTCAGGTGGTTTCTGAAACGGCAAAAACGCTTTCAGACCGTTTCGGAAAGGTACTGCAAAAACGGCAAAGCATGACTATTAACCGGAATGACAAATCAACCTCTATCAGCACGCAGATGGATAGCCTGATACCACCCAGTAAAATATCCAATCTCACACAGGGTATGTTTGTGGGTGCGGTCAGCGACAATTTCGATGAACGGATAGAGCAGAAAATATTCCATGCTGAAATTGTGGTGGATAACGAGAAAGTGAAGCGGGAAACAGCCAGTTACAAGAAACTGCCCCAAATTATAGATTTTAGGGACGAAAACGGGAACGACCGGATGCAGGAAGAAATACAGGCAAATTACAACCGGGTCAAGCAGGAAGTCCAACAGATTGTCACGGACGAAATGGAACGGATAAAGAACGACCCTGATTTACAACATTTGATTAAAGATGTTGAAGAATAA